The following DNA comes from Pararge aegeria chromosome 25, ilParAegt1.1, whole genome shotgun sequence.
cgtcaggagaaacagcaacccgacgccgccaagcccagacttgagcaggaccacccaggccccgttaccccaacaaccctgcccggtgcaggatatgcctaccaggcagctcttgctaatggcagaaaggggaaatccggggttaagaacccgtggtgtggcactgtttatggataacagctctgagagattggggataggcttctgcatcgcgagcgactcgagcagggtgatgatatcgccaggactcgcagcgctagcgaacggaagcacttccaaaaatacaattcgacgcaaaatctatgaagccctgccagaagttacagtagctcaacaaccctgtagaatattgcgcacaaagaacaaagttgtcGCAATATTCAACTGGAATCTACTGGAACCACCATTTGCCAGGGCCAGCTCAGTACTAACATCATTCTGCAGCACGGGCGACACACCTGCCCGAATAATTAGCGTCGACGCCATGGCGGTGGGCTATACAAAAGGAACAATAGAGGACTACCTTGGTTGCATAGACGCATCGAAAAAGCACCAGGTAGTTGTCTACGAAAACAGGGGAGAGGACCTTAGTTACCTCAAACCCAGGAAAAAACCCAGCGAAACACCTGACTGGGAAAATGTTCCACCCACCATCATGGTTACTCAGGAGCGGAAAAGCGGCGCGGAACAGCTGACACAAAAGTGGCAGGAGGCCGAGAAAACTCAAGGGGAGTCCTCCCAGACAACCTCTGCGCCGACACGTGCCTTTAAAACAGCCATCAGCACGTTCAAATCGGCAATAGCAAGCATGTCTggcgaaaaatcaaaaaagagagcCGAGTCAATGACGCAAGAGGTGGGCAGTGCACTGGCCGCTTTCTTGAAGCCCAGGCCACAGCCCAAAACTTCACCCAGCGACAAACGGACTAACGCCGAAAAAGGCCTGGTCGAACCGCCGACCCTCGGAGTCGTAGTAACACCAATGGACCACATCATGAATGCATTCTTGGAGTTCATGGCTCTCATCAAAGCTGAGCTAGAGGTCAGCCGGAAGACCTGCCATGACATCCTGCAGGCCTACAAACATCAAAACACTGGCCTCTTGACGGTGAGACTCCAGGAAGCTGAAGCGGTTATTTACGACAACGGACGTCGGCAAACTCTACATGGAAATGTAGAAGAACTCGACCACATGGCCGCATACAGCGCAACAGCAGGTTTTGTCGAGGTGGACGAAGAGGCGGAAGCAGAAGATAATAAGCCGCGGTTCAAAACACCATCCACCGACCCAATAGTTGTCCTGGCAAAATGCACCAACATAATGCTGGGACAGAGAATCCTCGAACAAGGCAATAAGATAGCGAAGGACGAGAAGGAGCCCCTGAAATCCTGGAAAGCACCCAAAATCACCTGGGTAAACGGAGTTCCTGGCTGTGGGAAGACCACCTGGATAGTGAGGaacttcgagataaatcgtGACGTGGTTCTAACAGCAACCACGGAGGCCAAAAAGGATTTGAAGGAGAAGCTGCAGGCAAAGTACGGAGCGGCATCAACACTCAAAGTCCGCACCATGGCATCGGTCTTGGTAAATGGATTCAAAGAGCAAAGCGAGAGGCACTGCGAGCGCCTCATCGTGGATGAAGCTCTCATGAGCCACCCAGGATCGATAATTATGGCCGCGAAACTTGCTCATGCCAGCGAAATGCTCATAATTGGCGACGAAAACCAGGTGCCCTTCATCGACCGTAGTAACGCTTTCTCATTAAAGTACTCCCGCCCTAGCGTATTCCTCACTATCAGCAAACAACTGTTGTGCACGCACAGAAACCCCATGGACGTGGCGTATGCGCTCAACGAAGTGTATGATGGCATATACTCGTCCAACGTTCGGATACAGTCCCTGACCCTGAAGGACTACACTGGTGCCGAGATCCCTAAAGAGACAATTAACACCTTGTACCTTACCCATACCCAAAAAGAAAAGGCTCTCTTGAAGTCCTTGGGATATGGAACGGGACAGGGATCACGAGTGAACACCATCCACGAGGCCCAGGGTCTGACATCCGAATATGTGGTGATAGTGCGCACTACGGCCAAAAAGTCGCGTATCCACGACGAAATTCCCCTCGCGATTGTTGCGGTGTCACGGCACACCATCAGCTGCATATACTACACCGACGACAACAcgttcccccgaataggacggcctccgtctttggaagggcaactttgagccccaacatgccaattcgggtgaccatcagctcggtggccaccgtagccctcctcaccgactcctcataactgcttccccggacggcaaccatggtgtcgtccgcgtaacaaataattaccatccggggcagcagaaccggacgaattgcccaatcaaagcccaggttccacagcaggggtccgagaaccgatccctgcggaaccccacaagccatacgcctctcctgcctcgccccgtcctttccctgatagaccactaccctttcctccaggtagtgccctatcattcggcgcaggtacaggggcacccgatgatattggagcgcctcctctaccacgctatacggcagggtgccaaaggcattggcgatatctagtgataccgccaataccccgtcgctttccttctgcgctccttcgcagaaacttttcagagcaccaacggcatctatcgtcgacttgcctaccctaaagccgtactggtgttccgaaagatcagggccctgcagagcgaggtgctggttaatacgagaggccagaactctctccagcatcttgctcacctcatcaataaggacaattggtctgtatgccgaaggagaatcaggagaacgaccctccttccgcaacagcaccaagcgtccctgtttccatactctcgggaaccgccccgcctccaggcagtcattaaatagctgcctaaggtggctcccgaggtgcctcaaggccagcgccaggactcttcccgggactccatccggtcccggtgccttcttgcaccgccgcaggtggttccacgcttctcctaattcatcctctgtgaatggaggggcttctatcgactcttctcgctccccgaatgatggaatcgtcatagtcgggggcgtaaaagctggtggttgaggaaagagtccagacaccacccgattaaggagctccggctccatggagttcatgggtggggcactccgcatcttacctctgacgatgcggtatggccgaccccatggatccctattcagggttgccaggaactcctcgctggcggagtccttggcattagcgatggccacctggaatgccctttttgccctctggagctctttatataggcgatcctcttccggcgcgtccagtggccttcttcggcggcaacgggtgtaagcccggcgcgcccgattactgtcgcaacggagagcagcaatttcttgcgaccaccagtaaaccgccttccgggctgggaggcacctggtccggggcatcgctgcatcacataccctcgtcaatgcgatgcggaaacgcctcgccctctcctcaacgtcagtcagcaccggggtggctgcgttccaggcctcaacaatggctccttcctccaccatttcccggtcgaggcgggctagggaccatctcggaaacactactctccctcctccggtctgactttgaggcaacgagcaggatgcggagactctccaccggatgtaccgatggtctgacagagtctccacgacccaaagccacgacccaggcccggccgggaatgccgtcgggtcccggagcagtgtttttggctcgaagccgcagcagcgccgccctcagttctccctcggtgacttcgggcgcgcccgtaaaagacgcgtccgcagcaccgatgggtggcgccatacacggtggctccaagccatccctcctggggaacagagtccccaccactaactccagttgctgaggctgaagagattcagttagcggtggggccctggggcgaagcttacgcctaaccattttgtatggccggccccagggatcggcgtcgaggctagccagcatctcctcctccgccagattcttggctgttgccactgccaccttcaaggtcccgacggcttcccggtaattgccgtacaggcgctgctccgcgtctgcgttccgctgacgccgtcgtctgcaccgggtgtactggcgtctcgcagccacgcaagatttgcgcaactgcgctatttcgctggaccaccagtacactgcacccctcggaggctgaggaccgatccgtggcatggccgcgtcgcaaacttgcaacatggcctggccgaggcactcggcttcctcctcacgtcacgtgcccggggacagcccatcgagggctgtccccgggcacgggtcggctcactattcgggtagccgccgggatggaggaaacctcgaaccgaatgtagcggtgatccgagaggttttgggcagaaaatggtaagggcctaccgaacggtctccttgaacgccgttctgctcctggcggggatacttcccctcgatctcagagtttgggaagcagcctctctgtatgaagtgagaaggggtgttactctgccggagctgggggacagggaggtagaaagaagtgccaagtatgccacactaccacatccggcaacaaatagagactacaaattcacaagcctcacggatcaggaagaagtaaacaggcacaacgatcaagcagtgagaatctatacagatggtagcaaaattgagggcaaggttggcgcagcaatatccatatggaatgatgtgtctgaaaccaaagccctggtagattgtgtttcggcccgctgtagcaaaaccgacatttcatacccgcgtccgtgttagattcgctttgtaataacacatgagatttgtttacatagtttacggcatattttcgctttgaaaagttttgatcggctttgatgctattaatattaatcgcggtttttgtagttttaactgctccctcttttaaaaaatcggataatattacgagtttggctttagatccgtcggttataagcggatagctgtagtccgtccattttgataacaaaaccgttgggaacttagacaacacggccgacatgatattcatgttttttaggtactcatcttcaccgatagcgaggactgctgcgacgaaattttgaactttaacggaaaacttgactatatccttatgatattcctgtgccattgctggaagcttctggacatcttgtactattctagtgataataatatcggggttaccaaattgtagctccagtgctgacattactatgtccggtgtggtggcgctaatcagcagcgccgtgacggcttcctttgctggtccgcggaggtaactacgtagcctccacagattctccctggggctaaagctacatacttttgtggactcgtcgtaagcttgcttaaaataaagccagtccatggggtcgccctcaaacgttggtagatccttctgtgtgctaatacggcttaaaaacttatgtgtttgtgcatgtggtgcgttgtgcttagcaatagttgccatttctttgagtgcgctagccagcatgtgtacagtcccatcagtgccaccgcctatagcggcgggcgggcacagctcgcctaaatctgaaccatcctgctggacgggctgtgctgactgctcgtgctgactgtgctctaaccatttctctacagaactattattattgctacgcacctcatgctcctccggtagtggactgtatgcttcctcatctagtgctgccatatcagcttgcaaccttttctcaattagctgcatctcaatacgcgctttcgcctccgctgcctctagttccagccgtgtctttcttgctcggatggatgctgaacttgactttctcgacgtgccattgcgtgtagaagccctactcggtgccactgcgtggccgctagtgctcttaacactagtagctggttctacttcatcgaaaagcctttttctaagctcctcctttaggggtacctgctttttcacctgcttacatgtgtgctggctctgctcctgctcctcaactaggtcctgtttcttcacagtgttcaccatatttggcggtggagtttggaacataccttgcgaaccctgctcttcccgtccttcaccttctgaaccctgctcttcccctccttcaccttcggaaccctgctcttcccctccttcaccttcggacccctgctcttcccctccttcaccttcggacccctgctctttccctccttcaccttcggaaccctgctcttcccgtccttcaccttcggacccctgctcttcccgtccttcaccttcggaaccctgctcttcccgtcctttaccttcggacccctgctcttcccctccttcaccttcggacccctgctcttcccctccttcaccttcggacccctgctcttcccctccttcaccttcggacccctgctctttccgtccttcaccttcggacccctgctcttcccctccttcaccttcggacccctcctcatcccgtccttcaccttcggacccctgctcttcccctccttcaccttcggaaccctgctcttcccgtccttcaccttcggacccctgctcttcccgtccttcaccttcggaaccctgctcttcccgtcctttaccttcggacccctgctcttcccctctttcaccttcggacccctgctcttcccctccttcaccttcggacccctgctctttccgtccttcaccttcggacccctgctcttcccctccttcaccttcggaaccctgctcttcccgtccttcaccttcggaaccctgctcttcccctccttcaccttaggaaccctgctcttcccctccttcaccttcggacctttgctcttcccgtccttcaccttcggacccctgctcttcccctccttcaccttcggaaccctgctcttcccctccttcaccttcggacccctgctcttcccctccttcaccttcggacccctgctattcccctccttcaccttcggacccctgctcttcccctccttcaccttcggaccttcccctccttcaccttctgaaccctgctcttcgcctccttcaccttcgg
Coding sequences within:
- the LOC120634709 gene encoding uncharacterized protein LOC120634709, whose translation is GPDGVPGRVLALALRHLGSHLRQLFNDCLEAGRFPRVWKQGRLVLLRKEGRSPDSPSAYRPIVLIDEVSKMLERVLASRINQHLALQGPDLSEHQYGFRVGKSTIDAVGALKSFCEGAQKESDGVLAVSLDIANAFGTLPYSVVEEALQYHRVPLYLRRMIGHYLEERVVVYQGKDGARQERRMACGVPQGSVLGPLLWNLGFDWAIRPVLLPRMVIICYADDTMVAVRGSSYEESVRRATVATELMVTRIGMLGLKVALPKTEAVLFGGTDLGTSVVLQGQGLYPNVGRVYAIIHFVERIRHVHGVSVRAQQLFADSEEYARAGACRMSWQVFRLTSSSALMRAMNSKNAFMMWSIGVTTTPRVGGSTRPFSALVRLSLGEVLGCGLGFKKAASALPTSCVIDSALFFDFSPDMLAIADLNVLMAVLKARVGAEVAPKLIVAAGALSRLLPNLGGPGVGCRRLYTGVVRSMALYGAPIWADALVARNRTLLRRPQRVMAARVIRAYRTISHEAACALAGTPPWDLDAEVLACVHERRVEVRMRGEHPSPERVTGWRRLAQAELFRQWRERLESPSAGLRTIDGIRPVLQQWVERRHGVMTFHLAQVLSGHGCFGKYLCKIAGREPTEECHECGCAVDTAQHTLADCPSWAVQRAALVAVVGQDLSLPAVVRAMAGSELSWDAIVSFCEDVMTQKEAAERLREDAVDSQPIRRRRVGRRRLAQDRRLPP